The nucleotide window CTCAGAAGTACGCGTGCATCGCCATGAAAAGATTTTTGCGCGGCAtgaacaacacacacacacacacgattTCTTCTCCACGATGTCCATTTTCAGCTAAACGGCATGAGTTCAACCCCACCCCCGGCCCCAGCCTGTCACAGGCCCCACCGcctggtgcgaagcagcgctagacACGCGTTGCAGTAATCCAGCTTCAGTTATCGGAGCACGACCACGGCCTCAGACTCAACCCACCCACCGCTCtctgccggtcgccacccgGTGCGTCCCGCTCGGGGTGGCCCAGGCTCCCCGCACCAGTGaacagcgagggccgggtgcagtgcgctcgagtcgcgcTGACACCCCACCCATCATGTGGGTGGCGTAGTCCTATCCATCGTCacaggccgctccgacgccacgccatccagagcctgaccgccgacatccgcagcgctACATCGccccacccgcccctccacccctgcgtcgtgggcacttgaccctgccaccgccagaggtggctcggcactggcaggaaTCGGGGTGGGGGCTCCTTGGCTTCTCCTCCCAGAGGGACGGGGGCACTGGACCCTGGATGCTGTCCACTGCGGTCTCCCCTCGTCATCAGGGAAGAGTGCGCATCCTCCGGACGAAAAACATAACCGCGAGAATAGCAACAGTGGCAAGCAGACATACGCTTGTTACTGGAGCTCGTCTGCATAACTAAGGAGACCGGCGCGGATGGCTGCACTCGCCTCGCCGCAACTTTGCAAGTACTGAGATCCGCGCTTGCAGAAGATCTTCAGCCCCATTCCGCGCACACGACAACGGTCTCAAGTCAAGTCGCCTCTTCTCATTGTGGGGCACACACGtctgggggagagggaacgACTTCGCGGAGCGCACGTTCTACTTGGCGAGACTCTGTGTAGTCTGCTTGCTGAATCTCCTCATCCGTCTCTATTATGGGTGTGGAAAGAAGCCTGTGTGATcgttgctgccaccgcttgcCATCGACCGTCCGTGCAGGATTGCACACACGTGGCACAGGTCACCTGCCACACCGCGCAGTGACGCGCAACTAAGGGTGCGCCGTCAAGAAGACGGAGGTGCGAGAAGACACAGAGGAAAGCACCTCAGAAAAGCGTAAAACGGTCTAGAACAAAGTCATACACCGCGAGAGATGCCCTCTTCGATCTTCAGCATCTCAATCTCAAACAGCAGCGTGGCGTTCGGCGGGATCCCCCAGGCAGGAAATCCACGAGCACCGTAGGCATAGTCAGCCGTCATGAGCAACTCTGCCGTCTCGCCAAGTTGCATCTGAGACATGCCCTCATCCCAGCCGCGGACCACCTGCCCGACGCCCACGTTGAAGGAAAACGGTTTGTTGTCATCGTGAGTGGACCAGAacttctttttcccttccgCCAAATAGCCGGTGCAGTGCACCGTGATAGTCTGGCCGGCCTTTGGGGTGGCGCCACTGCCCGCCTTCTTGACTGTGCGAATGACGCCCATTTGCAATGAGGAGGCGCACTCGAGGATTTTTTTCGTGGGAGACttagaggagaggggaggacacgaggccacagcagcgatacGCGTAGGGACGACCTCGGTAGAGATGCAGCTAGAGCGAGAGTGCGGAAGGGGCAGGGATAGAAAGAAGTAACGTCGTTCAAAGGGGGCGGAGTAGCTGACGGAAGGCCGTACAAGTGCGGACTGGTGTATCCTTCGCTTTGATGCGCTCTGGCAGCAATAGAGGGTTTGCCCAGTCATCGCAGGGAGACGCTGAAGGGCTGCGAGGATGCTGCTAGACGCGTTCCTCCAGTTATTGAAGGTGACGAAGGGAGCATCAGTTCAGCAAGAGCAACTCAGACCCGCCCCGCACC belongs to Leishmania braziliensis MHOM/BR/75/M2904 complete genome, chromosome 36 and includes:
- a CDS encoding putative peptidyl-prolyl cis-trans isomerase is translated as MGVIRTVKKAGSGATPKAGQTITVHCTGYLAEGKKKFWSTHDDNKPFSFNVGVGQVVRGWDEGMSQMQLGETAELLMTADYAYGARGFPAWGIPPNATLLFEIEMLKIEEGISRGV